TTCCCGTGATAGTTCCTAGCTTGCAACCAGGCCAGCAAGACCAGTTTTTTTATCTGGTACAAGAATATATCGATGGGCAAAACCTAGAGGAAGAATTACATCAAAAGGGAAAATTTTCTGAACAGCAAGTTTTAGAAGTGCTGCAAGAAATCTTGAAAGTACTCAAGTTTGTCCATGATAAACATATCATCCATAGAGATATCAAACCCTCTAATATCATGCGCCGTAAGGATGGCAAACTGTTTCTACTAGATTTTGGTGCAGTCAAACAGGTAACAAATGCTCCAGCAGGGGGAGCAGGTTCTTCCACGGGCATTTATTCTATGGGTTTTGCGCCGCCTGAACAGATGGCTGGCAATCAAGTCTTCCCTTCAACAGATTTATATGCTTTAGCTGTAACTATTATTACCTTGCTGACGGGTCAGGAAGCCAAAAGTTTATTTGATGTTTATACTAACCAATGGCAATGGCGAACAAAAGTAAATGTCAACCCCCGTTTGGCTGATATTTTAGATAAAATGCTTCTGCCCGCTGCCAATCAACGCTTTCAGTCAGCTGATGAGGTTCTTTTTGCTCTATCGCACCAATTGATACCGCCAACAGTGTTGACAAGAGGACAGCCACAGCCAAAACCACAACCAATACAACCTAAAAAAGCTTTTTCCACCTGGGAATTGTTAGGTGGGGCAGCATTTAGCGGGTTTGAAGGTGCATTAATAGCGATCGCTCTCTTGAGTTTACTAAAGTCACCAATAATTACTTTGGCTATTGCATCTGTAATTCTAGGGTTACTGATTTTTGCCCAAAGTAAGCGGTGGATTGAAAAGTTCGATTTATTAATTATTCCCGGAATTAGTTTTGCAATTGTTTTTTTCATCCCCTTTTTACAGGGAAGTCTTGGCATTAAGCAAATATTTATTTTAGCAGTGGCTGCTGGATTAGTAGCCATTGCATTTACATCACTATTTCGTCTGATTTATAAATTAATATCTCTAATTTTATAAAAAAGTTTTGGTGCTAGCAGCTACCTATTTATGTCTAAAAAAAACGAAACGCTTACCCTTTTTTTAGCCGTTATCGTCACTATCGGCTTAATCTTTGGTGGCTTCTGGTTGTTGATGGAACGGTGGGTGAAATTAACGAACACTGGTATTGACCAGTCGAACAATCGCAACCCAAACAATTCCATTAATTTTGCCAACCAGGAAACCAGCAAATGTAACGTCAAAAACCTGCCAGAAGGCAGATTTACCTATGGTGGTAGCACCACCTGGGCACCGATTCGTAGAGACGTAGACTCAGTACTGCAAAATCTTTGCCCTCAATTTATTTTACGTTACACTCAACCCGTATCCGGCAAACCTGGATCTGGGACTGGCATTCGGATGTTGATAGACAATCAACTAGCTTTTTCTCAATCTTCTCGCTCAATCAAAGCTGAAGAAAATGCTGAAGCTCAACAAAAAGGATTTAGTCTGAAAGAGATTCCAGTGGCAATTGATGGTATTGCGATCGCTGTCAATTTCAACCTTAATATCCCTGGTTTAACTGTCACCCAACTGAAAAATATTTATACTGGCAATATCACCAACTGGCGAGAAGTAGGTGGGCCAAATTTACCGATCACGCCTTTATCTCGCAATCAAGAAGCTGGAGGTACAGTAGAATTCTTTATCGAAAATGTTTTAGAAAAAGCCAGCTTTGGCCCCAATGTTATTTATATTGGTACTACGACAGAAGCACTACAAAAACTTGCTTCGAGTCCTGGTGGAATTTACTACGCTTCTGCTCCAGAAATTGTACCACAGTGTACTGTGAAGCCTCTGCCATTAGGGCGCATCAGCGGGCAATTAGTAGCTCCCTATCGAGAACCTTATATACCTCCAACCCTATGTCCGGCTCAGCGTAACCAATTGAATGTTCAAGCTTTTCGCAGTGGGGACTACCCAATAACCCGCAATTTATTTGTAATTCTCAAACA
Above is a window of Nostoc sp. UHCC 0702 DNA encoding:
- a CDS encoding serine/threonine protein kinase, which gives rise to MEVYCTRPHCPHPQNYFADLDDITTLKTTQQKYCTTCGMPLLLDGRYVPIKLLGKGGFGAAFLARDRRIPGMRPCVVKQFQPAGNLNSTQLQLAQQLFEREAEVLAQIGHEHEQIPNLFAFFPVIVPSLQPGQQDQFFYLVQEYIDGQNLEEELHQKGKFSEQQVLEVLQEILKVLKFVHDKHIIHRDIKPSNIMRRKDGKLFLLDFGAVKQVTNAPAGGAGSSTGIYSMGFAPPEQMAGNQVFPSTDLYALAVTIITLLTGQEAKSLFDVYTNQWQWRTKVNVNPRLADILDKMLLPAANQRFQSADEVLFALSHQLIPPTVLTRGQPQPKPQPIQPKKAFSTWELLGGAAFSGFEGALIAIALLSLLKSPIITLAIASVILGLLIFAQSKRWIEKFDLLIIPGISFAIVFFIPFLQGSLGIKQIFILAVAAGLVAIAFTSLFRLIYKLISLIL
- a CDS encoding PstS family phosphate ABC transporter substrate-binding protein translates to MSKKNETLTLFLAVIVTIGLIFGGFWLLMERWVKLTNTGIDQSNNRNPNNSINFANQETSKCNVKNLPEGRFTYGGSTTWAPIRRDVDSVLQNLCPQFILRYTQPVSGKPGSGTGIRMLIDNQLAFSQSSRSIKAEENAEAQQKGFSLKEIPVAIDGIAIAVNFNLNIPGLTVTQLKNIYTGNITNWREVGGPNLPITPLSRNQEAGGTVEFFIENVLEKASFGPNVIYIGTTTEALQKLASSPGGIYYASAPEIVPQCTVKPLPLGRISGQLVAPYREPYIPPTLCPAQRNQLNVQAFRSGDYPITRNLFVILKQNAQTDQQAGEAYASWLLTSPGQELLEKAGFVRIK